Genomic window (Zingiber officinale cultivar Zhangliang chromosome 2B, Zo_v1.1, whole genome shotgun sequence):
atagaacAATAAAGTGAATCACAAAGAGGtgctcttaataaattctttattaaaagatcaagttctaatgaaaatatagaaaatttaaataggGATAATATAGATGAGTTTAAGGAAATACATGATGTTAACGAGGAGTCTAATGAAATTCTAATGAAATTCATGACGTTAATGATGAGTCTAATGAAATTTATGACGTTAATGATGAGTCTAATGAAATTCATGATGTTAATAAGGATAGAGATAATTTAAGAGAGCATGAAAATATTACTAATGTAGTAGATAATGAGAATACTAATATTGATAAACAATTCATTCCTCCACTTGATATATATGATCCAAGGAATTGGGATAATCTTGATAATAATGCACATAATATTTTAGTTGAAAAGGGGACTATAAGAGAAATGAATCTCATATTTCCTTTTGATCACTACTCTAGATATTTTTCAAGTactcattattttaaaaaattaagtgatGGAGAGGTAAGAGACCGAAAGTGGTTGGTATACAGTAAACATGTAGATAAAGTTTATTGCTTTTGTTGTAAGTTATTTAAATATGAAAACAATagaagttctttagcaaatgatgggtttagagattggaaacatatcagtgaacgacttaaagaacatgaaaattctattgaacatataactaatatgaactcttggaaagaattaaaaatgagattagataaaaatgaaacaattgaTAAAGATCTACAACGAGAAATCTCTAAAGAAAAAGAGCGTTGGAGACAAGTTCTTACAAGAATATTAGCAATTGTAAAATATCTTTCTAAACGTTGTTTGGCTTTTCGAGGATCTAATGAGAAACTATATCAAGAAAGTAATGGAAACTTTTTAGGAttgattgaaatgattgctgaatttgacgttgtgatgcaagatcatattagacgcattcaaaatcatgaaattcatcatcattatcttggtcataaaaTTCAGAATGAGTTGATTTCTCTTTTAGCTGATAATATTAGAAGTATTATCATTAAGAAAATTAAAgaggcaaaatatttttcagtaattcttgattgtactccagatataagtcatcaagaacaaatgactTTCATAGTACGATGTGTTAATATGTCATCTAGCAATGTGAAGATAGAAGAGTattttttagagtttctaaaagtTAATGATACATCTGGTTTTGgactttttaatcaattaaaaaatgtgttaaaatcacttgatcttagtattgaaaatattagaggtcaaggtTACGATAATAGttctaatatgaaaggaaaacaccaaGGAGTTCAAAAAAGGTTGCTTGAAATAAATCCAAGAGCGTTATACATGTCATGtgcttgtcatagtcttaatttgaCTCTTAGTGATATGACACATTCTTGTGTTAAAGCTGTTTCTTTTTTTGGAGTAGTCCAACGCATATACATATTGTTTTCAAGTTCTCCTAAAAGATGGAAAGTTTTACTTGATAATGTGAAAGGATTAATTGTCAAATCTTTTTCAAACACACGTTGGGAAAGTCGTATTAAAAGTGTTCAAGCTATTAGATTTCAGGCTCTTGAAGTGCGAAGTACTTTATTAGAGTTATATAACATTTGTGATGATGCAAAGTCTAAGAGTGAAGCTGAAAGTATAATTAACTCAAttgaaagttttgaatttttacttggtataGTTATTTGGTATGACATTTTATTTGCTATAAACATGATAAGTAAGAAGTTACAATCAAAATCTATGTGCATTGATTCTGCTATGAAACAATTAGATGGTGTaatatcatattttgaaaaatataggaaTGATGGTTTTGCAACAAGTTTGACTATTGCTAAAAGTCTTGCATCTAATATGAATATAGAGCCAATATTTTCAATGAAACGtcgtatttttagaaaaaaataatttgatgagaaagaagatgatgaaattccacTATCACCGGAAGAAtcttttagaattgattattttgtgattgttgtAGACATGACAATTTCttctttgaaaagtagatttgatgaaatgaaaacatttgaaaatatatttggtttTTTGTTTGATTCGAAAACATTAAAATCATTAGATAATGATGAGTTGAGAAAATGTTGTATTAATTTAACATCCACTTTTACGCATGAAAATTCATTAGATGTTGAGTTAGATTATTTGTTTAcggaattaaaaatattacaagtgaCTTTACCAAATGAGATAATGTCAGCAATTGATATTCTTAATTTTGTGAAAAATAtagattgttatccaaatgttGCAATTGCTTATAGAATATTGTTAACTATGCCTATTACCGTAGGATCAGCTGAAAGgagtttctcaaaattaaaattgttaaaaaCATACATGAGATCAACAATGTCACAAGAGAGATTGAATGTATTagcaattttatctattgaaaaagagattttagaaaatcttgaaattaataatattatagatgattttgcATATAGAAaagttagtgttggtgcaaccttaggtcaaggttgacctggttgacccgactcgagttgacttgactcgagttgtattttgatgtttgacttgggaagattgttggtgcaaccttaggtcaaggttgacctggttgacccgactcgagttgacttgactcgagttgtattttgatgtttgacttgggaagattgtcggtgcaaccttaggtcaaggttaacctagttgtgttgcatgttgatgtttgacactcgtgagagagttctattcttgatatgggacaagaatagatgtttgggagattattggtgcaaccgtaggtcaaggttgacctggttgacctgattcgggaaaaagtccaagtatggagacttggcaacggaaaagtccaaggagcttggcactcgaaaagtccaagtatggagacttgccttgaaaagtccaagcggggagcttggcgaaaagtccaagtatggagacttggcatggaaaagtccaagcgaggagcttggcaggaaaagtccaagtatggagacttggcaggaaaagtccaagtatgaagacttggcacggagaagtccgtgagtgaagccaggcggtggaaagtcctaactgggatgttaggcggttggaaagtcccgtgagtgaagccggtggaaagtcctaactgggatgttaggcggttgggaagtctggtgagtgaagccgggcaaggaaagtcccggtgagtgaagccggaaagtcctggtgagtgaagccagttggaaatccggtgagtgaagccggtgaaaatctagtgagtgaagctaggtgaatgagaaagtcctaactgggatgttaggcggtgtgaaatcctggtgagtgaagccaggtggaaagtcctggtgagtgaagccgggcaagggaaaatccagatggatcaagggtgatcggacatctggtgttgagaagtccaagtgagtgaagcttggcatatggagtcggagagggctcggtagctcgttctccgaactaggttagagaggcactctaaaccgaggagttggatcggtcagtgaccgatccggtgatctgcgtttgcctgatcggtgcggtgaccgatcgaattagatcgatggctcatcgatcgatcggagaccgatcgaggcaacgcaacctgcgagaagaaaccgtggatcggtctgccgaccgatccactgttgatcggtcggcggaccgatcgaagAGATCGAAGCGAGAGGCGAAGGCgatcggtcatggaccgatcagaggttccctgatcggtccacgcccgatcgggcttcgatcgcgacactgatcggccgggaccgatcggtgacaaatgCAAGCTTCACGCGCTTAGggcgatcggtctgcagaccgatcagtgttctagccgttgcgatgcaacggctagtttcttcgctgtttcttcttcgcaggtataaaggggctgagggcttctacagggcttcttcttctttctgaagtactcttctgcctgaagcttttgcttcttcttcctgctgagctttgttgagctcgttgggtgctaaagctttgcgtgagcttcttcccgttgctggttttctagctaggcttggatccgagaagctgctgcttcaccagggttcctgctgacttcaagaaggcaagcaagtgttgtttacatttctgttcttgttttcttgttcctatttgtacttctattgctgttgcaaagattgtggtgaggtttctccacccacaaggagtatattattagccggttctccggggactcatccaccgacggattgaccggactcgtccaccttacggacacgccgaggagtaggagccctaatctccgaacctcgttacatccatcgagtttgaggtttgatttctttccttgtcgcttctattgttttatttccgctgcgctaactcgacattgtagaaagaatcgaacgaattggggtcggctattcacaccccccctctctagccgtacgaaggatcctaacaagtggtatcagagcaaggtcgctcttcatcggattcacacccgtgggagcacaagcgctagagatggatcaattcggagaagacatcaccattccacccttctacaacgacaacttcacatattggaaggtaaggatgatgtattttcttaggactaatatgtggaattggttttgtgtacaagaagggtttactcctccaatggataaagaaggagagcctctagagaagaacaagtggacaaaggaacaagtccatcaatcaacgatcaacaatgaggtaactaaaacaattgaattttcattacctactaatattttgcgtaagataggtgaatacaacaatgccaaggagttgtgggataacttggccaagtaccatgaggagagttccacttcaagccatgaagaggagcctagtgagccaagtagctcacatcatggagggagcgagttgggagttgagggctactcaacatccaaggaagaagaggaagtgagttcttcttcaagatcggagcacgaagaagaagcttctacctccgggagggatgaagaagagaacatccattcatcctcaatcctaggtaactcaaacactttaagttcaagtaaattgcatataatgtgttttgagtgtagggaatttgggcactacaagagtaagtgtccaaagagggtaagaaagactccaccggcgccaaaggtcaaggaagccggagtcccgaaacgcaagggcaaggagcacatcgtgtgcttccaatgcaagcaaaggggacactataggagccattgtccgagggggaggcaacctcacaagggcaagagaccgggcacatcgatagggggagctaaggcaaaccctaaggtaacctctaaggttcatttttgcaactctaataaaatgcatgctaggaattttattgcacttgtcgataataacaagcatgataaccttaggaatcaatacatgtgcttaggtgcaaaacatgtgagcctagataaggataacactaggaaagccaaccctagaattacctcatctaaggttaaggagaacctaggtaggaatcccaaatcaactagacacatgcctaggaatgcctcaaagaaaaataacaaatcaaaaattgaggtattagagaaggagaatcaagtcttgaggtcaagacttgatactttggaaaaggctcttaaaaacatggagaagtcatctctagggtttaagagtcaaaaacccaagtccaaggacaagaaaggtttgagtcacaaacctaagtcccaaatggtcaagcccacttaccacaatgttccatttgattatggaacaaaacctagggctaggaagaccattaccaaggtcacaaggggagtcacccctatagttgaccttgatgagacccaaatgaccaaggctttaaagcctaagagggtcattaggagggttgctagggaagttatccctagtgaatatttagtgaacccaatgagctcaaataggtattgggttcctaggagcatcttctctaccccataaatgggttagagagtgtcaactccaataagaagggtagttaacccaactttgaggaaattgacactcaaggagcattttcaaggttttgagaacttttgaaaatgaaatggaattatcatttactccttgaagagctaaatgtgcctaatggtggaaatatcgattttaatcttaagtggcacaatttaagaaaacctagagaaataccataattgggattttggttttctcttagggatatatgggcaatctagggttagattttaagttagctaaggctaaggatacttagatagggaatttaggtattttatttgtgctaacttgccatgattggttaccatatgccatgccatgacatcatatttattttattatcatttgaaatgtcatgataatgcttaggctagttgttatgtcatgtttatttaagtttcaaactttatgccatgacatcatgacattggcacatgttttcatttatgataccattttatgccatgtcatcatctcttgcattaataatcaattgaattgatttaaggatgaaaaatacattttgatattgagatcaaatttgtgtttagaaaatgcatgagaacttagcctaagttgaccttaacccatatctcacatcaaattgacttgaatgtggtttgatacaccttagatgtgtgtgagatattaggatcatgaattaggatcaaggtgcatagttcttgtacctagatgagcctaattcaagaaattgaggatcatagggaaagcttgtgtacaagtcatgtacatctagccctaagattatggtcctaaattcaaatggttttaaaagcattttaaaattgatttgaaaaaccttgatgaagctttcctagtgatagcattcatcattgaactttgtgatacaaagttgagttaaaacttgaactatttcaaagtttttgaactttgtatcaagatttgaaaatggaaactattttcatagaaaattatttttccatgatagtatatgttatgaggaatgtatcctcaaaatttcataatttttcgaattttctggaatttattaggggtttctgaatttcgggagaggaaaaatcagaaatccctgatcagtgtctggatcggtctctggaccgatccagggagggctggatcggtcactggaccgatccagagtgctgtggatcggtctggtgaccgatccagtgaggtctgatagcgtgccaatgtgctgaaattcgactgcatgtctgaaatttcggctgaaagttggtttttagatttctaaaggtttgaaactctccaagacattgttggtgcaatggtcaagggggagttggcctttagggggagttttaactattagtcaaggggagttgacttttagggggagtttttactccttgaggattagtgatatgggattatcactaagtggactgttgagcttagtatcaaagggaaaataagagtttcaatgaaaggtatgggactttcattaggaagaaactcttgaccttgataccctccttattctttttgatgtgtgtcaaaaaggggagagtgttcattggagaattattggagaacccaagttaggttatcggtttaacctaagctaggggaagattgtcaaggaatgttcgaggaagaacattggaatactttttgatgtgtgtcaaaaagggggagaattattagagaacccaagttaggttatcaggttaacctaaggggagaatgtctagagaatgttcaaggaaagaacattggacattggaagatggttggaaaacctaagttaggttatcgggttaacctaacttgattatggttttgtcaaacatcaaaaagggggagattgttggtgcaaccttaggtcaaggttgacctggttgacccgactcgagttgacttgactcgagttgtattttgatgtttgacttgggaagattgttggtgcaaccttaggtcaaggttgacctggttgacccgactcgagttgacttgactcgagttatattttgatgtttgacttgggaagattgtcggtgcaaccttaggtcaaggttgacctagttgtgttgcatgttgatgtttgacactcgtgagagagttctattcttgatatgggacaagaatagatgtttgggagattattggtgcaaccgtaggtcaaggttgactggttgactgattcgggaaaaagtccaagtatggagacttggcacggaaaagtcaagcgggagcttgggaaaagtccaagtatggagacttgggaaaagtccaagcgaggagcttggcgcgaaaagtccaagtatggagacttggctggaaaagtccaagggagcttggcagggaaaagtccaagtatggagacttggcgacGGAAAAGGAGCTTGgcgcggaaaagtccaagtatggagacttggcaggaaaagtccaagtatgaagacttggcacggagaagtccagtgagtgaagccaggcggtggaaagtcctaactgggatgttaggcggttggaaagtccggtgagtgaagccggtggaaagtcctaactggatgttaggcggttgggaagtcctggtgaggaagccaggaaagtccggtgagtgaagccgggcactggtgagtgaagccgcagattggaaatcctggtgagtgaagcggtgaaaatcctagtgagtgaagctaggtgaatgagaaagtcctaactggatgttaggcagtgtgaaatctggtgagtgaagccaggtgaaaagtcctggtgagtgaagccgggcaagggaaaatccagatggatcaagggtgatcggacatccggtgttgagaagtccaagtgagtgaagcttggcatatggagtcggagagggctcggtagctcgttctccgaactaggttagagagggcactctaaaccgaggttggatcggtcggtgaccgatccggtgatctgcgtttgccgatcggtcggtgaccgatcgaattagatcgatggctcatcggttgcaatcgatcgatgcggagaccgatcgaggcaacgcaaccttgcGAGAAAAACCGTGGATCggcctgccgaccgatccactgcacttgatcggtcggcggaccgatcgaagACCTGGCGGAGGAGTCGAAGGCggtcggtctatggaccgatcaggaggttcctgatcggtccacgcaccgatcgagtGATCgacgacacctgatcggtccgggaccgatcagtgacAAATGGAAGCTTCACGCGCTTAGGCCGATCGGCCGTCGATGTTCTAGCTTGCGAtgcagcggctagtttcttcatgttcttcttcgcagtataaaggggtgAGGGCTTCTacgggcttcttcttcttctttcggaagtacttcctcaagcttttgcttcttcttctgctgagctttgttgagctcgttggg
Coding sequences:
- the LOC122048597 gene encoding zinc finger MYM-type protein 1-like, producing the protein KEHENSIEHITNMNSWKELKMRLDKNETIDKDLQREISKEKERSNEKLYQESNGNFLGLIEMIAEFDVVMQDHIRRIQNHEIHHHYLGHKIQNELISLLAEKSLDLSIENIRGQGYDNSSNMKGKHQGVQKRLLEINPRALYMSCACHSLNLTLSDMTHSCVKAVSFFGVVQRIYILFSSSPKRWKVLLDNVKGLIVKSFSNTRWESRIKSVQAIRFQALEVRSTLLELYNICDDAKSKSEAESIINSIESFEFLLGIVIWYDILFAINMISKKLQSKSMCIDSAMKQLDGVISYFEKYRNDGFATSLTIAKSLASNMNIEPIFSMKRRIFRKK